One genomic region from Leptolyngbyaceae cyanobacterium JSC-12 encodes:
- a CDS encoding ribosomal protein S15 (IMG reference gene:2510096603~PFAM: Ribosomal protein S15~TIGRFAM: ribosomal protein S15, bacterial/organelle) has translation MALLQERKQEIISDYQIHETDTGSADVQVAMLTARINRLSEHLKSNKKDHSSRMGLLKMIGQRKRLLAYIQKQDSDRYKALIAKLGIRG, from the coding sequence ATGGCACTGCTGCAAGAGCGTAAACAAGAAATTATTTCAGATTATCAAATTCACGAAACCGATACCGGATCGGCAGATGTTCAGGTTGCAATGCTAACCGCACGTATTAATCGCCTGAGTGAACACCTGAAATCCAATAAAAAAGATCATTCTTCTCGTATGGGGCTGTTGAAGATGATCGGTCAACGTAAACGTCTACTGGCTTACATCCAAAAGCAAGATAGCGATCGCTACAAAGCACTCATCGCCAAACTTGGAATTCGCGGATAA
- a CDS encoding UDP-N-acetylmuramyl pentapeptide phosphotransferase/UDP-N-acetylglucosamine-1-phosphate transferase (IMG reference gene:2510096604~PFAM: Protein of unknown function (DUF3464)), whose product MSSKSQPPKDSGKNDGKGSSQEAGTDKSRLPFEPTQNKRKTPKKPVQASAASSKEKPDKPEKKANSVSQRGFTGVPEIVSKRMARRMAFFCGVPTGMGMLTFVVSYFIVSQHIYKLPTVVVLLTSLGFFGLGVLGLSYGALSASWDEDRTGSWFGWSEFRTNFGRAVESWKNARQKAL is encoded by the coding sequence ATGTCATCAAAGTCTCAGCCACCCAAGGATTCAGGCAAGAATGATGGCAAAGGCTCCTCTCAAGAAGCCGGAACAGACAAATCTCGTTTACCCTTTGAACCAACCCAGAATAAAAGGAAAACACCGAAGAAGCCAGTCCAAGCTTCAGCAGCAAGCTCCAAGGAAAAACCTGACAAACCTGAGAAGAAAGCCAATTCTGTGAGTCAACGGGGCTTTACAGGGGTGCCTGAGATTGTTAGCAAACGCATGGCTCGTCGCATGGCATTTTTCTGCGGCGTTCCCACTGGGATGGGAATGTTAACGTTTGTGGTGAGCTACTTCATCGTCAGTCAGCATATCTACAAACTGCCAACAGTGGTTGTTTTGTTGACAAGTTTGGGCTTTTTCGGTTTAGGTGTTTTAGGACTTAGCTACGGTGCTCTCTCCGCCTCTTGGGACGAAGACCGAACTGGCTCTTGGTTTGGCTGGAGTGAATTTAGAACTAATTTTGGGCGTGCGGTGGAATCCTGGAAAAATGCACGCCAGAAAGCTTTATAG
- a CDS encoding 3-deoxy-D-arabinoheptulosonate-7-phosphate synthase (IMG reference gene:2510096605~PFAM: DAHP synthetase I family~TIGRFAM: phospho-2-dehydro-3-deoxyheptonate aldolase), whose protein sequence is MIVVLKVGSPEAEVDRLTQEFKSWGLSPEKIVGKHKVVIGLVGETVEMDPLQIQEASPWIEEVLRVEKPFKRASREYRQGEPSEVVVSTPNGSVTFGEHHPLVVVAGPCSVENEEMIVETALRVKAAGAKFLRGGAFKPRTSPYAFQGHGESALGLLARAREVSGLGIITELMDAADLEPLAEVADVIQIGARNMQNFSLLKKVGAQDKPILLKRGMSATIEEWLMAAEYILAAGNPNVILCERGIRTFDNKYARNTLDLAAIPVLRSLTHLPIMIDPSHGTGKWEYVPSMAAAAIAAGTDSLMIEVHPNPKKALSDGPQSLTPERFDLLMQELAIIGNAMGRWVAPEPVMAAV, encoded by the coding sequence ATGATTGTGGTTCTAAAAGTTGGTTCTCCAGAAGCCGAAGTAGACCGTTTGACCCAAGAGTTCAAATCCTGGGGGCTCTCACCCGAAAAAATTGTTGGGAAGCATAAGGTTGTCATTGGTCTGGTTGGCGAAACCGTTGAAATGGATCCCCTTCAGATTCAGGAGGCTAGCCCCTGGATTGAAGAAGTTCTACGAGTTGAGAAACCATTCAAACGAGCTAGCCGCGAGTATCGCCAAGGCGAACCTAGTGAGGTCGTTGTTTCGACTCCGAATGGCTCGGTAACGTTTGGAGAACACCATCCCCTCGTGGTGGTTGCCGGACCTTGCTCGGTGGAGAACGAGGAGATGATTGTTGAAACGGCGCTGCGAGTCAAAGCAGCTGGAGCTAAATTCCTGCGGGGTGGTGCTTTCAAACCCCGGACTTCTCCTTATGCATTTCAGGGACATGGAGAAAGTGCTTTAGGTTTATTGGCAAGAGCACGGGAAGTCAGCGGTTTAGGGATTATTACTGAGCTGATGGATGCTGCGGATTTGGAGCCTCTGGCTGAAGTGGCAGATGTGATTCAGATTGGTGCCCGCAACATGCAAAACTTCTCTCTACTGAAGAAGGTGGGTGCTCAAGACAAACCGATTTTGCTGAAGCGGGGGATGTCTGCTACGATTGAAGAATGGTTAATGGCGGCTGAATATATCCTGGCAGCAGGAAACCCTAACGTAATTTTGTGCGAACGGGGTATTCGCACGTTTGATAACAAGTACGCGCGTAATACTCTGGATCTGGCTGCAATTCCAGTTTTGCGATCGCTGACCCATCTCCCAATTATGATTGACCCCAGCCATGGTACGGGCAAATGGGAATATGTCCCCTCGATGGCAGCAGCAGCGATCGCAGCGGGTACTGATTCCCTCATGATTGAAGTGCACCCCAATCCTAAAAAGGCACTTTCAGATGGACCGCAATCCCTGACGCCAGAACGTTTCGATTTGCTGATGCAAGAACTTGCCATCATCGGCAATGCAATGGGTCGCTGGGTTGCCCCCGAACCTGTAATGGCAGCAGTGTAG
- a CDS encoding putative acetyltransferase (IMG reference gene:2510096606~PFAM: Acetyltransferase (GNAT) family; SCP-2 sterol transfer family) codes for MTYRSDLIFRLAEERDRTQFINLVRLSFMPTMALADVEQEWGERPLNPTGRKGWVVEDASGDLVACYRHLAFELFFAGERFPMAGVGGVAVAIEHRGKGLAQWMLTQALKDFRDQGCLLSMLYPFQHGFYRQLGWAWMGATQQYRVSSRHICSFAERVNIAAYQPSQEEALKALYDKVAIQHNGWLVREPWWWGNFFKPKGGREIYTYTEAGNLLGYVVLEFIQLEPEKKQLAVVVREWVALTAAAYRGILGFLGSLRNQITTIVWNTYPNDPFPYLLKEQQRDPALTLPAFDFNYMHQLGLLSGGFMWRLVDARKAIAQRPIQPVAPFALTFHITDPVFGAEQFTVECDDGVMQLISQPAATILKLSVDHLAQLFSGVRRSQQILWTGELELEGDAALLAQLDAAWSTQPPFCWDAF; via the coding sequence ATGACTTACCGATCTGATCTCATCTTTCGTCTGGCTGAGGAGCGCGATCGCACTCAATTTATTAACCTGGTGCGGCTATCTTTTATGCCAACGATGGCGCTAGCAGATGTAGAACAGGAATGGGGCGAACGCCCTCTGAATCCAACTGGGCGTAAAGGGTGGGTGGTGGAAGATGCTTCCGGAGATCTGGTAGCTTGCTACCGCCATCTGGCGTTTGAACTGTTTTTTGCTGGGGAACGCTTCCCGATGGCAGGCGTGGGAGGTGTTGCGGTGGCGATCGAGCACCGCGGTAAAGGCTTAGCGCAATGGATGCTTACTCAGGCATTAAAGGATTTTCGTGATCAGGGCTGTTTGCTATCGATGCTGTATCCTTTTCAACATGGATTCTATCGTCAACTGGGCTGGGCATGGATGGGAGCTACCCAGCAATATCGTGTGTCGAGTCGCCACATTTGCTCATTTGCAGAACGTGTGAACATTGCCGCTTACCAGCCCAGTCAGGAAGAAGCATTGAAAGCTCTCTACGACAAAGTAGCAATCCAACACAATGGTTGGCTGGTTCGAGAACCATGGTGGTGGGGGAACTTCTTTAAGCCTAAAGGTGGACGGGAAATTTACACTTATACGGAAGCAGGGAATCTGCTTGGATATGTCGTGCTGGAATTTATACAACTGGAGCCGGAGAAAAAGCAGCTTGCAGTCGTAGTTCGAGAATGGGTCGCGCTGACTGCCGCTGCCTATCGCGGAATTTTGGGCTTTCTAGGCTCACTCCGCAATCAAATTACAACAATTGTGTGGAATACCTACCCAAATGATCCGTTTCCTTATCTGTTGAAAGAGCAACAGCGAGATCCAGCCTTGACACTACCTGCGTTTGATTTCAACTATATGCATCAACTTGGGCTACTCTCTGGTGGCTTTATGTGGCGTTTGGTAGATGCACGAAAGGCAATTGCTCAGCGTCCTATCCAACCAGTTGCGCCTTTTGCCCTGACTTTTCACATCACTGACCCTGTGTTTGGCGCAGAACAATTTACAGTCGAGTGTGATGATGGTGTTATGCAACTGATTTCCCAACCCGCCGCAACCATTCTGAAACTATCAGTTGATCACTTGGCACAACTGTTTAGTGGTGTGCGGCGATCGCAACAGATCCTATGGACAGGGGAACTGGAATTGGAAGGAGATGCTGCTTTGCTAGCTCAACTGGATGCTGCCTGGAGTACTCAACCCCCCTTTTGCTGGGATGCTTTCTAA
- a CDS encoding hypothetical protein (IMG reference gene:2510096607) — translation MFTASTVRLTIALVDSELDDEEKDQAVRQLLTEFQELDEVERAERVLDPAPPEGNKALGGFLVNLLLLEVNQANIKRLFGFVGDRLSGKPIELEVEANGKKLKVKASSQEELAAAIKAAQEFVAV, via the coding sequence ATGTTTACGGCATCTACAGTTCGATTAACCATTGCCCTGGTGGATTCTGAGTTAGATGACGAAGAAAAGGATCAGGCAGTTCGTCAGCTTTTAACAGAGTTTCAGGAACTGGATGAGGTTGAGCGGGCAGAGCGAGTCTTGGATCCGGCTCCACCTGAAGGAAATAAGGCATTGGGCGGTTTTTTAGTCAATCTCCTGTTGTTAGAAGTTAACCAGGCAAATATCAAGCGGCTATTTGGCTTTGTGGGCGATCGCCTGAGTGGCAAGCCCATTGAGTTGGAAGTAGAAGCCAACGGCAAAAAGCTGAAAGTAAAAGCCAGCAGTCAGGAAGAGCTTGCTGCTGCGATTAAAGCGGCTCAAGAGTTCGTCGCCGTGTAA
- a CDS encoding hypothetical protein (IMG reference gene:2510096610~manually curated) → MTEAWVGRNFVKSCSDTSTPSPEPIVTMTPSPSPISSPTPSPGSSTTATRCTVCVMYRDRHTEQAIALEQALNTAGFWTKTINTDLTEVREPLAPGMVQVVYTEQGATKLDAVLAAIRPLVSEGALVIEPQASPRLGRGDEIQIRLY, encoded by the coding sequence GTGACCGAAGCCTGGGTAGGGAGAAACTTTGTGAAGTCCTGTTCAGATACTAGTACACCATCGCCTGAGCCAATTGTGACAATGACTCCCTCCCCGTCTCCTATTTCTTCCCCAACTCCCTCCCCTGGCTCCTCAACCACTGCTACCCGGTGCACTGTGTGTGTGATGTATCGAGATCGCCATACAGAGCAAGCGATCGCTCTGGAACAGGCTCTCAACACTGCCGGATTTTGGACAAAGACCATCAATACGGATTTAACTGAGGTGCGTGAACCGCTCGCTCCTGGAATGGTGCAGGTGGTTTATACGGAACAGGGGGCGACCAAGCTCGATGCCGTATTGGCAGCGATTCGTCCGTTGGTGTCCGAAGGTGCTCTGGTTATTGAACCTCAAGCAAGCCCTAGATTAGGCAGAGGGGATGAAATTCAAATCCGGCTGTATTAA
- a CDS encoding GSPII E family protein (IMG reference gene:2510096611~PFAM: GSPII_E N-terminal domain) yields MVPPIGDQSELSVSGSENPTPSNHIQLDWTTQIDAEMAFRLVDSILPFEACLYHQILPLSLEGSRLKLGMVNMDDSAALDYVRRILAYMNCSLVPQPLASDVHYAALSAYLNYSDQQKKAVSPASQPVARRIAKKLAEHSAKRAVEAQSDRPADLHSNPTLVVDSPSELPLLSVEGKTGPLSKTDNPIAIEPTPEVPPLLVIHPRYLSKPPEFLADLPPHELLEELLGRVLSWGIGRLYLEHKAKYGRIVWSQNGVVQAVLEELPLDTFLGVIQALKQLTQTPLVPVQKPKQIEVDRLYQNETLLLRLRLMPNKQGAEEATLQILRGEALRFYRQQQLVNLGQEALSIAQQFQQKISEIYHYSRSHSVPFPNHLSILPELDRTLKRLSYQLTEIQALKFEDPSAQEE; encoded by the coding sequence ATGGTGCCTCCAATAGGTGACCAGTCAGAATTATCAGTTTCTGGCTCAGAAAACCCCACTCCTTCTAACCACATCCAGCTCGATTGGACAACTCAAATCGATGCTGAGATGGCATTTCGGCTAGTTGATAGCATCTTGCCGTTTGAAGCATGCCTCTATCATCAAATCCTGCCCCTGTCCTTAGAAGGCAGTCGTTTGAAGCTGGGCATGGTCAACATGGATGATTCAGCCGCTCTGGATTATGTCCGTCGGATTCTGGCATATATGAATTGTTCGCTCGTGCCACAGCCACTAGCATCCGATGTTCATTATGCGGCTCTGTCTGCTTATCTCAACTATTCGGATCAACAGAAAAAAGCTGTTAGTCCAGCCTCCCAACCTGTTGCCCGACGAATTGCAAAGAAACTGGCAGAGCATTCGGCAAAACGAGCCGTTGAAGCACAAAGCGATCGCCCCGCAGATTTGCACTCCAATCCCACCCTAGTTGTGGATAGTCCGTCAGAATTGCCACTCCTTTCTGTAGAAGGAAAAACAGGTCCCCTTTCTAAAACTGACAATCCGATTGCCATTGAACCTACCCCAGAAGTTCCTCCCCTTCTGGTGATTCATCCCCGTTATTTATCTAAGCCACCAGAATTTTTGGCAGATCTGCCTCCCCACGAGCTTTTAGAAGAACTGCTGGGACGAGTGCTCTCCTGGGGGATCGGGCGCTTGTATCTGGAGCACAAAGCTAAGTATGGGCGTATCGTCTGGAGCCAGAATGGGGTTGTGCAAGCAGTTTTGGAAGAGTTGCCACTGGACACGTTTTTAGGAGTGATCCAGGCATTAAAGCAACTTACTCAGACCCCTCTTGTGCCTGTACAAAAGCCAAAGCAGATAGAGGTTGATCGCCTTTACCAGAACGAAACCCTGCTGTTACGCTTACGGCTCATGCCAAATAAGCAAGGCGCAGAAGAAGCCACTCTTCAGATATTGCGAGGAGAAGCTCTGCGATTTTATCGTCAGCAACAACTGGTGAACTTAGGGCAAGAAGCCTTAAGTATTGCTCAGCAATTTCAGCAAAAGATCAGTGAGATTTATCACTATAGCCGGTCTCATTCTGTGCCGTTTCCTAACCACCTCAGTATTCTGCCAGAACTTGATCGCACCTTAAAACGCCTTAGCTATCAACTTACTGAAATTCAGGCACTCAAGTTTGAAGATCCTTCTGCGCAAGAAGAGTAG
- a CDS encoding hypothetical protein (IMG reference gene:2510096612), with the protein MMLAEQMTLAEEFSNEWRSRLKVELPDQTADSHESIVRWLIGEDTSRFANLNPMQRQIVEQAMDYRYRILRQRYLGMSPERAYKGLIQRLGNLFLIRNKIRTWIALSRDRQRSVVDVLEEVIQELLQNDRYMQQQVTWIAQCTRDPRLRNALLLASTEEYCLRPIRNQPLLCYRFVNYLRRSQKGGMTQVPADDFIRLVSQEVAPDDSEGAVSLLDAQAIAEYQDAQAVEEQQELRHAVQQRFEAYLLEKKVDPCAVDWLRLYLQGRSQEAIAKELNMDVKQVYRLREKISYHATRVFASKTHPELVSTWLGNESEA; encoded by the coding sequence ATGATGTTAGCTGAGCAAATGACACTCGCGGAAGAATTTTCAAACGAATGGCGATCGCGACTCAAAGTAGAGCTTCCAGATCAAACCGCTGATTCCCATGAAAGTATTGTGCGGTGGCTTATTGGCGAAGATACTTCTCGCTTTGCAAACCTGAATCCGATGCAGCGCCAAATTGTTGAACAAGCGATGGATTACCGCTATCGGATTTTGCGTCAACGATATTTGGGAATGTCACCAGAACGTGCCTACAAGGGCTTGATTCAACGGCTTGGAAACCTATTCCTGATTCGCAACAAAATTCGTACCTGGATTGCCCTCTCCCGCGATCGCCAGCGTTCCGTTGTCGATGTTTTGGAAGAAGTTATTCAGGAATTGCTGCAAAACGATCGCTACATGCAGCAGCAAGTCACCTGGATTGCTCAATGTACCCGCGATCCTCGCCTGCGGAATGCACTATTGTTGGCAAGCACTGAAGAATATTGCCTCCGTCCTATCCGTAATCAGCCACTTCTGTGTTATCGATTTGTCAATTATCTACGCCGCTCTCAAAAGGGCGGGATGACGCAAGTTCCAGCTGATGACTTTATTCGTCTGGTGTCCCAGGAAGTTGCTCCAGATGATTCTGAAGGTGCGGTGAGCCTGTTGGATGCACAGGCGATCGCAGAATATCAGGATGCACAGGCAGTTGAAGAACAACAAGAGCTACGCCATGCCGTACAGCAACGGTTTGAAGCATACTTGCTGGAAAAAAAGGTTGATCCCTGTGCGGTGGATTGGCTGCGGCTATATCTACAAGGACGATCGCAAGAAGCGATCGCCAAGGAACTGAATATGGATGTGAAACAAGTCTATCGACTGCGTGAGAAAATCAGCTACCATGCTACCCGGGTCTTTGCCTCTAAAACTCATCCAGAACTAGTATCAACCTGGTTAGGCAATGAGTCAGAAGCGTAA
- a CDS encoding family 3 adenylate cyclase (IMG reference gene:2510096613~PFAM: Adenylate and Guanylate cyclase catalytic domain; HAMP domain) codes for MLTQLRTRNLFKAKLSRYVASWVFVSIVLIEIVILVPSYFRQRQQLLSELEEVSYEVLAPLLTKPEYQSMRPDQILEKVSRRRQPNSVILGGALYTPSGQLIGTFGEKPEVALRDWGNTEVVRQYNSQRDRYDVVWTAKALDSKYILVVRHDATQVATELNGFIVRIALLVMVIAIFVTLTTMLTFGLLVITPILRLRDDLIAAGEAISQDLPDPDFQSLKTQRQDKLGEVMMAFNQMFQRVRQEISTRRKAETQLRAEQEKAERLLLNVLPAEIAEQLKQNHSPIASRFDEVTILFADIVRFTELSARIPPVELVNQLNQIFSTFDQLLEKYELEKIKTIGDAYMAVGGLPSHRPDHAEAIANMALDMQQVISKFQTDLGDPFQLRIGINTGTVVAGVIGLKKFSYDLWGDAVNLASRMESHGIPGCIQVTPSTYQQLKEQFNLEPRGTIPVKGRGNVATYLLLGKREQ; via the coding sequence ATGCTGACTCAGTTGCGAACTCGTAACTTGTTCAAGGCTAAGCTCTCTCGTTATGTTGCCTCGTGGGTATTTGTCAGCATTGTCCTCATCGAAATTGTGATTTTGGTACCCTCCTATTTTCGGCAACGGCAGCAACTTCTAAGCGAACTGGAAGAGGTTTCTTACGAAGTTCTGGCTCCTTTGTTAACAAAGCCAGAATATCAAAGTATGAGACCCGACCAGATTCTGGAAAAGGTGAGCCGTCGCCGTCAACCCAACTCAGTGATTTTGGGTGGAGCACTTTACACACCTAGTGGGCAACTGATTGGAACATTTGGTGAAAAACCAGAAGTTGCACTTCGGGACTGGGGAAATACTGAAGTTGTTCGACAATACAACTCTCAACGCGATCGCTACGACGTCGTTTGGACAGCCAAAGCACTAGACAGCAAGTACATTCTGGTCGTGCGCCATGATGCTACACAAGTTGCCACCGAATTGAATGGGTTTATTGTCCGCATTGCCCTGTTAGTCATGGTGATTGCCATCTTTGTAACACTAACGACCATGCTGACATTTGGGCTACTGGTTATTACACCGATTCTGCGCCTGCGTGATGACCTGATTGCAGCGGGGGAAGCGATTAGCCAAGATCTTCCCGATCCCGATTTTCAGTCGCTCAAAACCCAACGCCAGGACAAGTTAGGAGAGGTGATGATGGCGTTTAACCAGATGTTTCAGCGAGTGCGACAAGAAATTAGTACTCGGCGAAAAGCAGAGACACAACTCCGAGCAGAGCAAGAAAAAGCAGAGCGTTTGTTGCTAAATGTTTTACCCGCAGAGATTGCGGAACAACTGAAGCAAAACCACAGCCCCATTGCTAGCCGATTTGATGAAGTCACGATCTTGTTTGCCGATATTGTGCGCTTTACTGAACTCTCGGCACGTATTCCCCCGGTTGAGTTGGTAAATCAGCTCAACCAAATTTTCTCGACATTCGATCAACTGTTGGAAAAATATGAACTAGAAAAAATTAAGACTATTGGTGATGCCTACATGGCAGTAGGTGGGTTACCGTCTCATCGACCTGATCATGCGGAGGCGATCGCCAACATGGCACTGGATATGCAACAAGTTATTTCTAAATTTCAGACGGATTTAGGAGACCCCTTTCAACTCCGAATTGGCATTAACACCGGAACGGTGGTGGCAGGGGTAATTGGGCTGAAAAAATTTAGCTATGATTTGTGGGGAGATGCCGTCAACTTGGCCAGCCGCATGGAATCACATGGCATTCCTGGATGTATTCAAGTCACACCTTCTACCTATCAGCAGTTGAAGGAGCAATTTAACCTGGAACCTAGAGGAACCATTCCAGTCAAAGGGAGAGGGAATGTGGCAACTTACTTACTGTTGGGGAAGCGGGAACAGTAG
- a CDS encoding hypothetical protein (IMG reference gene:2510096614), with the protein MSDLNRGIMKFDGADSPVAIALSSVLILGSIAFLVVWALRSAYAIG; encoded by the coding sequence ATGTCAGATCTCAATCGCGGCATTATGAAGTTTGACGGAGCTGACAGCCCAGTAGCGATTGCACTTTCTTCAGTGCTCATCCTGGGCAGTATCGCTTTTCTAGTTGTGTGGGCATTGCGTTCCGCCTATGCAATTGGTTAA
- a CDS encoding hypothetical protein (IMG reference gene:2510096615) has protein sequence MLSSKAYRTPEKANIAKISIVNTPDLEEVTNENRPLDDDLLMRTHT, from the coding sequence ATGCTTTCAAGCAAGGCATATAGAACTCCAGAAAAAGCCAATATTGCCAAAATCTCCATCGTGAATACTCCTGACTTGGAAGAGGTGACGAATGAAAACCGACCTCTTGATGACGATTTACTAATGCGCACTCATACTTGA
- a CDS encoding ribose-5-phosphate isomerase (IMG reference gene:2510096617~PFAM: Ribose 5-phosphate isomerase A (phosphoriboisomerase A)~TIGRFAM: ribose 5-phosphate isomerase), translating into MSAELDPVTLMKQQVGEAAAALVQSGTIVGLGTGSTAALMIQALGRRLKSGELKDIQGITTSFQGEVLARECGIPLTTLDVVDSIDIAIDGADEVDPDLNLIKGGGAAHFQEKLVEKFAKKFVVIVDSSKLVDKLNLNFLLPVEVVPKALNPVTKAIEKLGGKPTLRMGVKKAGPVVTDQGNLILDVKFPNGIDNAAELEKTLNNIPGVLENGLFVNMTDLVLVGAVIDGQPTVREIKK; encoded by the coding sequence ATGAGCGCAGAACTTGACCCCGTGACGTTAATGAAACAACAAGTTGGAGAGGCGGCTGCGGCACTGGTGCAGTCAGGTACTATTGTAGGCTTGGGAACCGGGTCAACGGCTGCCCTGATGATTCAAGCGTTGGGCAGGCGCCTGAAATCAGGCGAGTTAAAGGATATTCAAGGAATTACGACATCCTTTCAAGGCGAAGTTCTAGCGCGGGAATGTGGTATTCCGTTAACCACATTGGATGTGGTGGATTCAATTGATATTGCGATCGATGGAGCCGACGAAGTAGACCCCGACTTAAACCTGATCAAAGGTGGCGGCGCAGCACACTTTCAGGAAAAGCTAGTAGAAAAGTTTGCGAAGAAGTTTGTGGTGATTGTAGACAGCAGCAAACTAGTGGATAAGCTCAATCTGAACTTTTTGTTACCTGTAGAAGTAGTGCCGAAGGCATTGAACCCGGTTACGAAAGCAATTGAAAAACTGGGCGGTAAACCCACGCTGCGGATGGGGGTGAAAAAAGCCGGTCCCGTAGTGACTGATCAGGGAAACTTGATTTTGGATGTGAAATTCCCCAATGGCATTGATAATGCAGCGGAGTTAGAAAAAACGCTGAACAATATTCCTGGCGTTTTGGAGAATGGACTGTTCGTTAACATGACAGATTTGGTGCTGGTAGGGGCTGTGATTGATGGTCAGCCAACGGTACGCGAGATTAAAAAGTAA